The following are encoded in a window of Armatimonas rosea genomic DNA:
- a CDS encoding ribokinase: MNPKPILVVVGSSNTDLVVSVTQIPAPGQTVLGGALQTIPGGKGANQAVAAARLGGGVRFVARLGDDAYGALAREGFAREGLDTRFVFATPGVASGVALIAVDEKTGENSIVVAPGANACLSADDIALAAARAAFDGAAAVLVSLEIPDDAVFAAVEAGHARGIPVILNPAPARPLPAELLQKVTILTPNQSELTLLGGSEALLRAGVATLVTTLGAEGARLEQLGEVPQTFAAPAVTAVDTVAAGDCFTGALAVELAQGASLPDAIRFACAAAALKVTRPGAQPGLPYRAEVVARYNAPNA; this comes from the coding sequence ATGAATCCAAAGCCAATTCTTGTTGTCGTCGGGAGCTCCAATACGGACTTGGTCGTCTCGGTCACGCAGATTCCCGCGCCGGGGCAGACTGTCTTGGGCGGCGCGCTCCAGACCATCCCCGGAGGCAAGGGAGCCAACCAGGCAGTCGCGGCGGCGCGGCTGGGGGGCGGTGTCCGCTTTGTGGCGCGGCTCGGTGACGATGCCTACGGGGCTCTGGCGCGGGAGGGGTTTGCCCGCGAGGGGCTCGACACACGCTTTGTCTTTGCGACACCAGGAGTGGCATCGGGGGTGGCGCTGATCGCGGTCGATGAGAAGACGGGCGAGAATAGTATCGTGGTCGCGCCCGGGGCCAATGCCTGCCTGAGCGCCGACGACATCGCGCTCGCAGCGGCCCGCGCTGCCTTCGACGGTGCCGCTGCCGTGCTTGTCTCCCTGGAGATCCCCGATGACGCGGTCTTTGCGGCGGTGGAGGCCGGCCACGCGCGGGGCATCCCGGTGATTCTCAACCCCGCACCGGCGCGTCCCTTGCCCGCAGAGCTCCTGCAAAAAGTGACGATCCTCACGCCCAACCAGAGCGAGCTTACCCTGCTCGGAGGGAGCGAGGCGCTCTTACGTGCCGGGGTCGCGACCCTTGTCACCACGCTGGGCGCCGAGGGGGCGCGTCTGGAGCAGCTCGGAGAGGTGCCCCAGACCTTTGCGGCTCCCGCGGTGACCGCGGTCGATACGGTCGCGGCGGGGGACTGCTTCACCGGAGCGCTGGCGGTCGAGCTTGCCCAAGGTGCCTCCCTCCCCGATGCGATCCGCTTCGCCTGCGCCGCCGCCGCCCTCAAGGTCACCCGCCCCGGTGCCCAGCCCGGCCTGCCCTACCGTGCGGAGGTGGTGGCAAGGTACAATGCCCCCAATGCGTGA
- a CDS encoding response regulator, giving the protein MSERFRVVLVDDHAIVRGGVKAMLRGTEFEVVGEAASGDEGIAVVQETTPELVLLDIRMAGGDGFSALVAIKAALPKTVVLMLSTYDNPTYMARAVAGGAAGYLLKGIDHETLLEAMRAVLRGEQLLSTQDLIRSLRVVGESVQAADLIEPLTRREEEVLKLVATGLPNREIAGVLFISEGTVKTHVEHIIGKLGVSDRVQAAVWAARQGLVSEADLPKLSTHHPR; this is encoded by the coding sequence ATGAGTGAGAGGTTTCGTGTCGTGCTGGTCGATGACCATGCCATTGTCCGAGGTGGTGTCAAGGCGATGCTCCGGGGGACGGAGTTCGAGGTCGTGGGCGAGGCGGCCTCCGGCGACGAAGGCATTGCGGTGGTGCAGGAGACCACGCCCGAGCTGGTCTTACTCGACATTCGTATGGCGGGCGGCGATGGCTTCAGCGCCCTCGTGGCGATTAAAGCTGCTCTGCCCAAGACTGTCGTGCTGATGCTCTCTACCTACGACAACCCGACCTACATGGCCCGCGCCGTCGCGGGGGGAGCAGCGGGCTACCTGCTCAAAGGAATCGACCATGAGACCCTCCTGGAGGCCATGCGCGCCGTCCTCCGCGGCGAGCAGCTCCTCTCCACCCAGGACCTGATCCGCTCGCTCCGCGTGGTCGGGGAGTCGGTGCAGGCTGCGGACTTGATCGAGCCGCTCACCCGCCGCGAGGAGGAGGTGCTCAAGCTGGTCGCCACTGGGCTCCCCAACCGGGAGATCGCGGGTGTGCTCTTTATCAGCGAAGGGACCGTCAAGACCCATGTCGAGCACATCATCGGCAAGCTCGGGGTCTCGGATCGGGTGCAGGCCGCGGTCTGGGCCGCCCGTCAGGGCCTGGTGAGCGAGGCCGATCTGCCCAAGCTCTCGACCCACCACCCCCGTTAG
- a CDS encoding GAF domain-containing sensor histidine kinase has product MREDQLERLQAQVSAVEQLQGVSDRIHTEILASQTGEEALRQFAESARQLIGAQYCAIGVARADGAVLEEFLTAGLTHEQERAIGAKPHGVGVLGLLLHRETPLRLESLTAHPMSAGIPAHHPPMESFLGVPIRYETTVLGSIYLTEKPGGFTEADERTILALSMHLAVAIRNWQLLKRQRALVAGLITAQEEERRAVAYDLHDGLTQYVMAAHMHLSAFQRVHGTADDDLMLGLKYLKDAVVESRRLVNGLRSLALDDMGLAGALAQLVQEEKSRAGWAEADFLHNVEGERFATPVVTALYRVAQEALTNARKHAGARRVQVALLREDETQLTLSVTDDGHGFEPGRSHADDKHIGLHGMTERVRLLEGTLQIESAPGQGTQLTVTVPIPYQEEEE; this is encoded by the coding sequence ATGCGTGAGGATCAGCTAGAGCGGCTCCAAGCTCAGGTGAGTGCGGTGGAACAGCTTCAAGGGGTCTCCGACCGTATCCACACGGAGATCCTTGCCAGCCAGACCGGCGAGGAGGCCCTGCGCCAGTTCGCCGAGTCTGCACGGCAGCTCATTGGTGCCCAGTACTGCGCCATTGGCGTGGCACGCGCCGATGGCGCAGTACTGGAGGAGTTCCTCACCGCTGGGCTCACCCACGAGCAGGAGCGCGCCATCGGTGCCAAGCCACACGGTGTCGGGGTGCTGGGGCTGCTCCTCCACCGTGAGACCCCCCTCCGGCTAGAGTCTCTCACCGCCCACCCGATGTCCGCGGGAATACCGGCCCACCACCCGCCGATGGAGAGCTTTCTCGGGGTGCCCATTCGCTACGAAACGACGGTTCTCGGGAGCATCTACCTCACGGAGAAGCCCGGTGGCTTCACCGAGGCGGACGAGCGGACGATCCTGGCGCTCTCGATGCACCTGGCGGTCGCCATCCGTAACTGGCAGCTGCTCAAGCGCCAGCGAGCGCTGGTAGCCGGGCTGATCACCGCGCAAGAAGAAGAGCGCCGCGCAGTCGCCTACGATCTTCACGATGGGCTTACCCAGTATGTCATGGCCGCGCACATGCACCTCTCGGCGTTTCAGCGGGTGCACGGGACCGCCGACGATGACCTGATGCTGGGGCTGAAGTACCTCAAGGACGCCGTGGTGGAGTCGCGGCGGCTGGTCAATGGGCTACGCTCCCTGGCACTCGATGACATGGGGCTGGCAGGAGCACTGGCGCAGCTGGTCCAAGAGGAGAAGAGCCGCGCGGGCTGGGCGGAGGCGGACTTTCTGCACAATGTCGAGGGCGAGCGCTTCGCCACCCCCGTGGTGACCGCGCTCTACCGGGTGGCACAGGAGGCGCTCACCAACGCCCGCAAGCACGCGGGGGCACGCCGGGTTCAGGTCGCCCTGCTCCGGGAGGACGAGACCCAGCTGACCCTGAGTGTCACCGACGATGGCCATGGGTTTGAGCCGGGGCGCTCCCACGCCGACGATAAACATATTGGGCTCCATGGGATGACCGAGCGGGTGCGCCTGCTGGAGGGGACGCTGCAGATCGAGAGCGCTCCCGGGCAAGGCACGCAGCTAACCGTGACCGTGCCCATTCCCTACCAAGAGGAAGAAGAGTGA